One Methanomicrobiales archaeon genomic window carries:
- a CDS encoding PAS domain-containing protein encodes MSIPQGHRLDSTDRKSRWMHGSPKEDRNGPAAAESQPPGIESPPRPPSSGDEVREIEERLRTLINTMAEFIVFKDGEGRWLEANDSCLRLFQLEGKDYRGRSDRELADLVPFHRDTFAVSSQTDEAAWKAGSLFRTSERIPLPDGSVRMFQVVKVPVFHPDGRRKSMVVVGRDVTERKGVKEALQRAREELKGRVEECTAELARANAVLRQEFRERRRQETGSAH; translated from the coding sequence GTGTCCATTCCGCAGGGGCACCGCCTGGATTCGACAGACAGGAAGTCGAGATGGATGCACGGCAGCCCGAAAGAGGACCGGAACGGTCCTGCGGCGGCGGAGTCGCAGCCGCCCGGGATCGAATCCCCGCCACGTCCGCCGTCGAGCGGCGACGAGGTGCGGGAGATCGAAGAGCGGCTGCGCACGCTGATCAATACGATGGCAGAGTTCATCGTCTTCAAGGACGGAGAGGGGCGCTGGCTGGAGGCCAACGACTCCTGTCTGCGCCTCTTCCAGCTGGAAGGCAAAGACTACCGGGGGCGGAGCGATCGCGAGCTGGCGGACCTCGTCCCGTTCCACCGCGATACGTTCGCCGTCTCCTCGCAGACGGACGAGGCCGCCTGGAAGGCGGGATCTCTCTTCCGCACCAGCGAGAGGATCCCCCTGCCCGACGGATCGGTGCGGATGTTCCAGGTGGTGAAGGTGCCCGTCTTCCACCCGGACGGACGGCGGAAGAGCATGGTCGTTGTCGGGCGGGACGTGACCGAGCGCAAAGGGGTCAAAGAGGCGCTCCAGCGGGCGCGGGAGGAGCTGAAGGGGCGCGTGGAGGAGTGCACCGCCGAACTGGCTCGGGCGAATGCGGTCCTCCGCCAGGAGTTCCGGGAGCGCAGAAGACAGGAAACGGGATCCGCGCACTGA